A stretch of DNA from Bacillus sp. Marseille-Q1617:
CCCTGCAAAAGATTTAACAACTAATGAATACGTACAAAATAAATACCAAGGTGATAGTGCTCAATTCTTCTTTAATCTTGAAGCAACTCAATGGGCTGGTGTAGAAGTAGATACTAACGATCCAAATGGTTCTGTAAACAATGGTATTCAAGGATCTGCTGACGATACTACTACTCCAACTACCCAACCAGCTAACCCATCTGTTGGATCTCCTACGCCGGTTCATAATGGGAATGAAGTAGTAGATGGAAACAATAGAGACTAATAGATAATTGTTAAATTGGAGCTGACTCTAAATGTTGAGTCAGCTTTTTCTGTTTTAAATAGAACCAAAAGGAAAGATACAATGTTTTTTGAACCAGTAAACCTGTCCTCTTGATATTCCTGGTATTCAAGTATCAAATGCTGATACCACTGATCCAATAACTCAACAAGGTCCAAGAAGAAGTGGTGAAGGAACAATAGTAGATGCAGATAAAGTTGTAGTAGAGTAATAATTGTCCTGTCTTATTTAAGTCTTTAAATTCAACTCCCATTTACATCCATTTCCCGATATGATTCTATTACTGTATAGGATATTTCCTCCAAAATAAAAAGAATAAAAGAAAAAAATCTCCATAAAAATATCCCAAGGGGGCACAAATGAAAAGAAAACAACTTGCTATTGTCACCACCACTGCAGACAGCGACTTTGCACACATTCTCCTCAACTCAGAAGCAGACACCACCATCCTGAAACCAACCGACCTCCGCCACCATCACCTAGATCAATTCTACAGCTTTGCCATACTGGGCGGCACAGACGAACAGCCATTACTATTAGACCCAAGAGACAGAAAGCTGCTCGAAGCCCAAATCAAAAAGGGCAAAAAAGTATTCGCCGAATACACGGCAAGCATCGGAAACGTATACTTCAGCCAGCCTGAAAGCACAAGATATGAGCGGCTCATTTACACATCCAGAAACTCAGATATCCATAATCTCAAAATAGGGTCGGTTCTCGATGACCAATGCGGGATGCGGATAAAACCTCACGACATTTCATGCACAAAAAACACACCAATCTTACAGTTTGGCAGAATCAATACCCACGATTTTGTAGAAGTCACAGATACGACAACCGCCACCACATCAGACAGGGCACTATGGTTTGACGACCCTGAAAACTTACTGATCTGCTCCTTTAGACTATCCAACTTCAGAAAAGCCAGATATGCCCCGTGGCAGGACATAAAGAAAGTCATCGAATTCATCACGGAATGGCTCATCGATGAACCTGTATCATTCCAAGATTATTCACCATCCTATGAAACTCAAATTTCATCTCAACAACCGCCCATAGAAAACCATATAGAGTCGACAACTAATCAAGCGATGGAATGGTTCAGGAATGCTTCTATCGTCATTGAAGAAGGAAAGGGAGGCGCCATTGAAGGGCTTGGAACCGAAATCCATCCGGACGGGACCCAGCGGATCAGCACGATTCTCCGGGCAGACTGCATAGGAGAAATATCCTTGTCTTACTTAATGGATTATTTGCACACCGGCAATCTGAAAAATCTCCACATCTCTGATAACCTGTCTGACTTCATTTTTGAAAACTACTTATGTGAGGAAAGAAATCAATTATCCGGCATGATGCGCTGGACGCATGAAGCCTGGGGAGTCTGCTATCAGGATGATGTTGCGAGGGCGATTATTCCGCAGCTGCTGAAATGCCTGTACCTTGAAACGGATGATCATCTGGATCACTGTATTCAGGCACTGAAGTTCCTGGTCAGCACAACCGGCACCGATGGAACACGGGTCTTCCGGACAGACAATCTCGATCTCTCTCCTGAAAAAACCAAGGAGCTGAGAGAAACTCCCGGTAATCTGCCTAGCGCTCACTACAATGCCTACTATCACGCAGCCCTGCTCTTAGCTTACAAGTTAACCAATATTGAAGAGTTTAAGGCTACGGCAGTTACAGGATTGACCACAATGATGAAAGCGTATCCAGATACGACACGAGAGCAGAGTGAGACACAGGAATACTGCCGGTTGATTTTACCGCTGTCCTGGCTCTATTGGGTGACGAATGATGATGAGCATAAAACCTGGTTATACAGGGTGACTTCAGACTTGATGATAAGAATGCATCCTGACGGCTCATTTCTTGAGTGGGATACCGGCTATAAAGCAAGCATGCGCAGCGATGTGGGTGAAGGGGAAAGTTCACTTCTGACGAAAAACGGTGATCCCGTCATCGATCTCCTGTATTCGAATAACTGGCTGCCGATGGCATTTATCCAAGCCTGGTGGATCACAGGGGACGAACAATTCAAGGAGTTGTGGCAAGCGTCAGCCTGGTTTTTTATAGATGCACAAATCAAAAGTGAAAATACGCAAATAAACGGAGCCTGGGCAAGGGCGTATGATATCACGAGGAAAGAAGTGTTCGGTTCACCGGCTGACAGCGGATGGGGGCCATGGGCGATTGAATCCGGGTGGACGGTTGCCGAGGTGACGTCCGGATTGTACATGGGACTGCTGGAGGAAAGGCTTGCTTCTTTTCATAGGGGAGGGTGATTCATTATGCCGGTTGAAGGAGATTTTTTCCGTTTTTTTTATAAACTTAGAAGAATTTATTCACTACAAAACTATAAATCTACAAGCAGGGAGTTAGCATGAAAAAAGAGGAGTTTCTTGATTTAGTCAAACATCAATTAATTGTTTCATCCCAGGCTTATCCCGGTGACCCATTGTACGGTTCCGATATGATGGCGAAAATGAGCGTGGCAGCAAAAGAAGGCGGTGCGGCAGCGATCAGGGCAAATGGCAAGGAGGATATCATCGCGATAAAGAAAGCCGCCAACCTTCCTGTTATCGGAATCATCAAGCAGGATTACGATGACAGCGACATCTATATCACCCCGACGCTGAAAGAGGTTAATGAGCTGTTGGAAGCCGGGGCTGAAGTGATCGCCCTTGATGCGACTCAGAGAAAGCGTCCGGGTGGGGTGACGCTGGAAGAGTTGATCCGGTATGTAAGAAACCGCAGTGACTGCCTCATCATGGGTGATATTTCTACGGCAGCAGAAGGGGCAGCCGCGATGGAAGCAGGCTGTGATTTCATCTCGACAACGTTGTCAGGATACACCCCATACAGCCGTCAATCAGGGGAAGTCGATATTGACCTTATCAAAGATTTATCAAAAGAATTCACCGTCATAGCGGAAGGGAAAATCCATACACCGGAACAGGCGGCGGAGGCATTCACGCACGGCGCCCACGCGGTGGTCGTGGGAACGGCGATTACGAGGCCGGAAGTCATCACCAGCCGTTTTGTGGCAGAAATCAAAGAGGGTTCCGGTACGAAGAAGGCTTAAGTGGAGGTGAATACAGATATGATTACAACTATCAAATCAAGTCCGATGGTCCTGATATCAAGCCATTACAAATCAATGACGAAGTCCGAGCAGAGGGTGGCGGACTACGTCATGAATCAAGCGGAAGAAGCTGTATATTTGACGGTTACAGATCTCGCGGAAAAGGTGGGGGTGGGTGAGACCACCGTTCTTCGTTTCTGCAGGAAACTGAGCTATAAGGGGTATCAGGATTTCAAGCTGGCAGTCGCGCAAAGCCAGGTGGTTCCGTCAGAGAAGGTGAATGGGGAAATTGCAGACACTGATCCACTGGATGTCGTTGCAGCTAAAATCACGCAGCAGAATACCAAGACGCTCACTAATACGCTTGAACTTTTCCAAGGTGAAGTCCTTCAAAGAGCGATTGATTTGCTGTCGGCAGCAAGGGCGATCAGCTTCTTTGGAATCGGATCTTCCGGTTTCACCGCCCAGGATGCCGAGCACCGGTTTATGAGGATGGGATTCAATGTGAGCTACTCAACCGACTCCCACGTCATGGCCATGAAAGCGGCCCTGGTGCAAGAAGGGGACGTCGTCGTCGGGATTTCCACCTCGGGAAGCACAAAAGATGTTGTGGACACAATGAGAATCGCCAAAGAAAACGGTGCGACGGTGATGTGTATCACGAATCACGGAAGATCGCCGATCACCAAGTATGCGGATATCATCTTACTGGCTGCCTCGAAGGAATCACCCCTGCAGGGCGGCGCCTTCTCCTCAAAGATCGCGCAGCTTCACCTGCTCGACATCCTGACAAAAGCCATCGAAATGAAGCGTAAAGAGCCGACATACGGATCCATCAAAAAAACAGCAGAAGCAGTACTCGACAAAATGTACTAGGGACGCAGGGACAGGTCCGCTGTCCCAATAAACTGGGACACGGGACCTGTCCCCGCGTCCCGCCAAGGAGGAGTTTCATTTGAAAAGGTTGTCTATTTTTCTTGTGATGGTTTTATTGTTAGCTGCATGCAGCAGTAATTCTGCAGGCGGCGATGGGAGTGGAAGCGGTTCGGATAAAGAAGGCGGCGAGGTCAACCTGATGATGTTTGAAGGCGGGTTTGGCTCCGATTGGGTGAAGAGGAGTGCGAAGGAGTATGAAGAAATAAATCCGGGGGTCAAGATCAATGTGACCGCATCACCTGATATCCATACTCAGCTGCAGACACGTTTCATATCAGGTGATGTACCGGACATCATGAACCCGGGAGCCAAGGTGGATATTCAAGGACTTATCAGCCAAGGAGAAATCATGGAGCTTGACGAGCACTTGGAGAAGCCTTCCTATGATGATGAGAATGTGACATGGAGAGACAGCTTCATTCCGGAGCAGTTCAAGCTGCAGAAAGAAGGCAAGACATATGGGATCCCGACAGTATTCGGTGCCGGATATCTGTGGTGGTATGATGAAAAACTCTTTGAAGACAACGGATGGGAATTGCCTCAGACATGGGATGACCTTGAGAAGTTAAAAGATGAGGCAGCGAAAAAGGATATCTCCCTTTTCGCACTGCAAGGGATGCACCCTGGCTACTACTTCTACGGATTCTATCTTCCATTGGTTCAGAAAATCGGCGGCGTGAGTGCGGTGGAAGATGCGTTCAACCTGAAAGATGGTGCGTGGAAATCGGATTCCTTCTTGAAAGCGGCTGAAGAGACAGCCAAATTGAAACCGGAGGATTATCTGCTTGATGGGACACTTTCCCTTTCCCATACAGATGCCCAGACTCAATTTTTCCAAAGAAAAGCGCTCTTCGTGACAGCGGGTACATGGCTGGAAGGGGAAATGCAGGACGTCATCCCTGAGGACTTCAAGCTTCGTGCGATGAACCAGCCTGGATGGGAAGGACAGTCGGAGCTTGAAAACAATGCAGCCCCTATAACCTCCGGCTGGGGGGGCGCATTCTATATCCCGAGTAAAGCAAAGAATAAGGAACTGGCTGTGGACTTCCTGAAGTATCTTTCTTCAAAAGAGTCCGTATATAAAATGATGGAACGCGGACTTGCAAGTACCGTGAAGGGCACAGAAGACAAAATCACGTCCGAGCCACTTTCAAGTTCCCTGGAAGTGATCAGCAATTCAAACAATAAAACGTATCTTCCTACAAGCATCAATGATTCCTATCCTGAGCTTGCCAACAATCTGGTGAACAAAATCCAGGGGCTGCTGAATGGCGAAGTATCTCCTGAAGAATTCGTGAACTATGCGGAAGAAAAAGCGGGAGATGTTCGGAAGGATGACAGTATCGATAAGGTGAAGTTTGATTGGGGGAAATAATTAATGACAATGGTAATGCTGGGATGTTTTCGTAAAAAGTACGCAACTTGAAAATGAATTTTATGAACCGGTGAGGCTTCACCGGAAGACCCGCGAGAAGCCGATATTTAGAACGGAAATTCAGCTTAAATAAAGGTAGATAAGGAGGATGCCCCGAATAATACGTTATCGTTTATTCGCGGCCATCCTCTTCATCTATACAGAAAGAGAGACAAGTGGTCATGAATATAAAAATGCAAAATCGAGTGTTTATTTTGTCCTTTTTGCTCCCGGCCATGCTTATTTATGGCATTTTTGTGATCTATCCGATTCTCTCCGGATTGACGACGAGCTTTTATCAGTGGAGGGGAACGGGTGCCAAAACATGGATTGGGTTTGAAAACTATTCAAAGCTTTTGATTGATGAAAACTTTATCAATTCTTTGGTGAATACCCTTAAGTACACGGTGGCCCAGGTTCCAATTATTCTATTTCTAGCATTATTATTCGCACTCTTGATTACAGGGACAAAAAGTGCGAAGTGGGCGAATTTCTATCGATCGAATATCTTTATGCCGTTTGTCTTGCCAGGAGTGGCAATTGCTTTGTTATGGGCGACGATCTTCAATCCAATCAACGGGTTGTTGAATATCGTACTGCGGACGGTCGGACTCGACGGCTTGGCACACGAATGGCTCGGTGATCCGGATACCGCCTTTTGGGCGATTGTCTGGGTGAAGACGTGGGCATCGATAGGATTTTATACTTTATTATTTATAGCTGGAATATCGAATATTCCGAGGGAAGTGCTCGAGGCCGCTGATATCGACGGGGCTTCGCGGATCCAGAAAAGCTTGAAGGTCATCATTCCGATGTTGAGTCCGGTCGTGAAAGTGGTCGTTATTTTCTTGATATTAAACAGTCTGAAGATGTTCGAAGAGCCTCAGCTCATGACCGCAGGGGGGC
This window harbors:
- a CDS encoding N-acetylmannosamine-6-phosphate 2-epimerase, with product MKKEEFLDLVKHQLIVSSQAYPGDPLYGSDMMAKMSVAAKEGGAAAIRANGKEDIIAIKKAANLPVIGIIKQDYDDSDIYITPTLKEVNELLEAGAEVIALDATQRKRPGGVTLEELIRYVRNRSDCLIMGDISTAAEGAAAMEAGCDFISTTLSGYTPYSRQSGEVDIDLIKDLSKEFTVIAEGKIHTPEQAAEAFTHGAHAVVVGTAITRPEVITSRFVAEIKEGSGTKKA
- a CDS encoding MurR/RpiR family transcriptional regulator; translated protein: MITTIKSSPMVLISSHYKSMTKSEQRVADYVMNQAEEAVYLTVTDLAEKVGVGETTVLRFCRKLSYKGYQDFKLAVAQSQVVPSEKVNGEIADTDPLDVVAAKITQQNTKTLTNTLELFQGEVLQRAIDLLSAARAISFFGIGSSGFTAQDAEHRFMRMGFNVSYSTDSHVMAMKAALVQEGDVVVGISTSGSTKDVVDTMRIAKENGATVMCITNHGRSPITKYADIILLAASKESPLQGGAFSSKIAQLHLLDILTKAIEMKRKEPTYGSIKKTAEAVLDKMY
- a CDS encoding extracellular solute-binding protein, which produces MKRLSIFLVMVLLLAACSSNSAGGDGSGSGSDKEGGEVNLMMFEGGFGSDWVKRSAKEYEEINPGVKINVTASPDIHTQLQTRFISGDVPDIMNPGAKVDIQGLISQGEIMELDEHLEKPSYDDENVTWRDSFIPEQFKLQKEGKTYGIPTVFGAGYLWWYDEKLFEDNGWELPQTWDDLEKLKDEAAKKDISLFALQGMHPGYYFYGFYLPLVQKIGGVSAVEDAFNLKDGAWKSDSFLKAAEETAKLKPEDYLLDGTLSLSHTDAQTQFFQRKALFVTAGTWLEGEMQDVIPEDFKLRAMNQPGWEGQSELENNAAPITSGWGGAFYIPSKAKNKELAVDFLKYLSSKESVYKMMERGLASTVKGTEDKITSEPLSSSLEVISNSNNKTYLPTSINDSYPELANNLVNKIQGLLNGEVSPEEFVNYAEEKAGDVRKDDSIDKVKFDWGK
- a CDS encoding carbohydrate ABC transporter permease, encoding MNIKMQNRVFILSFLLPAMLIYGIFVIYPILSGLTTSFYQWRGTGAKTWIGFENYSKLLIDENFINSLVNTLKYTVAQVPIILFLALLFALLITGTKSAKWANFYRSNIFMPFVLPGVAIALLWATIFNPINGLLNIVLRTVGLDGLAHEWLGDPDTAFWAIVWVKTWASIGFYTLLFIAGISNIPREVLEAADIDGASRIQKSLKVIIPMLSPVVKVVVIFLILNSLKMFEEPQLMTAGGPNRSTEPISLYMYEQAFSNFNFGYASAIGVIFFILTFIFSIFTIKTMGGDSNEDH